A genome region from Blautia coccoides includes the following:
- a CDS encoding carbohydrate ABC transporter permease: MIRSGKNKILRTFFYLIVAVFIMIQIYPIFWVICSSLKTPDEMTYTAQYALPSSFYLGNYISALTISAIPKYFLNSTIVAVLTLLGIVVLGCPVAFVISKVRIKHADALMGFFLFGMMIPIFACLIPMFQIYNALGLRNTYWALVLPQVGFGLPMCIYLYTGFFKFLPDSLLEAAVIDGAGMGTVFWKIVVPMAKNTTMTVLTYNFVFVWNEFTYANTFISSSDMKTLPIGLNDFVGQFGRVDWGSTFAAIVISILPTLVVYFILNKNIIEGMAAGAVKS; encoded by the coding sequence TTATCGTGGCAGTTTTTATAATGATCCAGATTTACCCTATTTTCTGGGTGATCTGCTCCAGTCTGAAAACACCGGATGAGATGACCTATACCGCCCAGTATGCTCTCCCGTCCAGTTTCTATCTGGGGAATTACATTAGCGCACTTACCATCTCGGCAATTCCCAAGTACTTTCTGAACAGTACCATTGTTGCTGTGCTGACCTTACTGGGTATTGTTGTTCTGGGCTGTCCGGTGGCATTTGTGATCAGCAAGGTGAGGATAAAACATGCGGATGCGCTCATGGGATTTTTCCTTTTTGGGATGATGATTCCCATATTTGCCTGTCTGATCCCCATGTTCCAGATCTACAATGCGCTGGGACTCAGGAATACTTACTGGGCACTGGTGCTGCCCCAGGTGGGATTTGGGCTTCCCATGTGTATTTATCTTTACACAGGATTTTTCAAGTTCCTGCCCGACTCCCTGCTGGAGGCAGCGGTGATCGATGGCGCGGGCATGGGCACTGTGTTCTGGAAGATCGTGGTTCCCATGGCGAAAAATACAACCATGACTGTGCTGACCTATAACTTTGTTTTTGTCTGGAATGAATTTACCTATGCGAATACGTTTATCTCCTCGTCGGATATGAAAACACTTCCCATTGGTTTAAATGATTTTGTGGGGCAGTTCGGAAGGGTGGACTGGGGCAGCACATTTGCGGCCATTGTTATTTCCATTCTCCCTACGCTGGTAGTTTATTTTATCCTGAACAAAAATATTATCGAGGGCATGGCGGCAGGAGCGGTGAAGAGCTGA
- a CDS encoding glycoside hydrolase family 2 protein, translated as METVMNLENGWYILQDVHDTGEEQGLYTDRESFTEMGPQISEWEKLSELKHLQLLLAEQPYFGRELRYFNQAPWWYRYEFDLPNGKEQRIRLRFTNVDYYCKIWINGQPAGEHEGYSAPFSFDITDLVKPGEKNLLTVKVSSPWDREVEKGKEDSRTILVKRRMVKGTYEHSDTFIQRDVNPVGIYGRVEIIITKQESMEQEPEISYLLSENMESARVSAKAVLRGLTPGAEYRMVLKIKDNSSGIEKAGTILNFTAKECGEERVCSADIEDILLWNTWDHGQPRLYSAEVQIERDGRKVCGKEARIAFRKTEMERTEEITRFRLNGRNFFVRGTSYFPDCYISAMTKERYFRDLLNIKAAGFNLVRVHVHVEQDIFYDLCDEMGIAVIQDSEYNWTHPSTDAWAEKFIGIYKENVKMLLRHPSIICWIGMNEPGCVDPDGDTRRRFMEENPGPRLYRELQEMDPARPIIKGSFCNDDIYSGDSHNYLGSLSGGEYRDIYGTTEKLNTEYGFDAPACAESLKKVPVIRRRLTAIEKQIPEIQEYQYKLLKYYTEHYRIQKYAPCSGYVQFMFIDLCPQSFYGLYDWWGIPKKGLQAMLESNGPVGIFAKYRDTLDGLYAVNDSDKRYEECELFWVITETESGDIIAQESVKIQMEPDSAQEAVHFKEGCGEGQRWNLYVSIRDREGNCIAQNSYKDIFALSPRVKGHPERMSHETGMRIYWA; from the coding sequence ATGGAGACAGTAATGAATCTGGAGAATGGCTGGTACATTCTCCAGGATGTACATGATACGGGGGAAGAACAGGGTCTGTACACAGACAGAGAAAGTTTTACAGAGATGGGACCGCAGATTTCAGAGTGGGAAAAATTGAGTGAATTAAAACATCTGCAGCTCCTGCTGGCAGAGCAGCCCTACTTTGGAAGAGAGCTGAGATATTTTAATCAGGCACCCTGGTGGTACAGATATGAATTTGATCTGCCGAATGGGAAAGAACAGAGAATACGGCTGAGATTTACCAATGTGGATTACTACTGTAAGATATGGATAAACGGACAGCCGGCAGGGGAACATGAGGGGTACAGTGCACCTTTTTCCTTCGATATCACAGACCTTGTAAAACCAGGGGAGAAAAACCTCCTCACTGTAAAGGTGAGTTCTCCCTGGGACAGGGAAGTGGAAAAGGGGAAAGAGGATTCCAGGACTATTCTGGTGAAGCGCAGAATGGTAAAGGGAACTTATGAACATTCAGACACTTTTATACAGCGGGACGTCAACCCTGTGGGAATATACGGCAGAGTGGAGATCATTATTACAAAACAGGAATCCATGGAGCAAGAGCCTGAGATTTCCTATCTGCTCTCAGAAAACATGGAGAGCGCACGGGTCAGCGCAAAGGCAGTGCTTAGGGGACTTACACCTGGGGCAGAGTATAGAATGGTACTTAAAATAAAAGACAACAGCTCAGGCATAGAAAAAGCCGGCACTATTTTGAATTTCACGGCAAAAGAATGCGGGGAGGAGAGAGTGTGCAGTGCTGATATAGAGGATATACTTCTCTGGAACACGTGGGATCACGGTCAGCCCCGGCTGTATTCTGCTGAAGTACAGATAGAGAGAGACGGCAGGAAGGTGTGCGGGAAAGAGGCACGTATTGCATTCAGGAAGACGGAGATGGAACGGACAGAAGAAATTACACGTTTTCGTCTGAACGGCAGGAATTTCTTTGTGCGCGGGACCTCTTATTTTCCTGACTGCTATATTTCAGCCATGACAAAAGAGCGGTACTTCCGGGATCTGCTCAATATCAAGGCTGCTGGTTTTAACCTTGTGAGGGTTCACGTTCATGTGGAACAGGATATATTTTATGATCTGTGTGATGAAATGGGAATCGCAGTCATCCAGGATTCAGAGTATAACTGGACCCATCCATCCACAGATGCCTGGGCAGAGAAATTTATCGGCATTTACAAAGAGAATGTGAAGATGCTCCTGCGCCATCCGTCGATTATCTGCTGGATCGGCATGAACGAACCGGGATGTGTGGATCCGGACGGAGATACCAGAAGAAGGTTCATGGAGGAAAATCCGGGACCCAGGCTGTACCGTGAGCTGCAGGAGATGGACCCTGCCAGACCCATCATAAAAGGCTCCTTCTGCAATGATGATATCTATAGCGGAGACAGTCATAATTATCTGGGTTCCCTGAGCGGAGGGGAGTACAGGGATATCTATGGGACAACGGAAAAACTGAATACAGAGTATGGATTTGACGCGCCGGCCTGCGCGGAGAGTTTAAAAAAGGTGCCGGTTATCCGCAGGCGTCTTACAGCGATTGAAAAACAGATACCTGAGATTCAGGAATATCAATATAAACTGCTGAAATACTATACAGAACATTATAGAATACAAAAATATGCACCCTGTTCCGGGTATGTGCAGTTTATGTTCATTGATCTATGTCCGCAGAGCTTTTACGGACTGTATGACTGGTGGGGAATCCCCAAAAAGGGACTGCAGGCAATGCTGGAAAGCAATGGGCCTGTAGGTATATTTGCAAAATACAGAGATACTTTGGACGGCCTCTACGCTGTGAATGATTCTGATAAAAGGTATGAGGAATGTGAATTGTTCTGGGTGATTACAGAGACGGAAAGCGGGGATATTATCGCACAGGAGTCTGTAAAAATCCAAATGGAGCCTGATTCTGCCCAAGAGGCTGTGCATTTCAAGGAAGGCTGTGGGGAAGGGCAGAGGTGGAATCTGTATGTGAGTATTAGAGACAGAGAGGGGAACTGCATTGCGCAGAATTCCTATAAAGATATATTTGCATTGTCGCCAAGAGTCAAAGGACACCCGGAGCGCATGAGTCATGAGACCGGCATGAGGATCTATTGGGCGTAA
- a CDS encoding IS1182 family transposase produces MLKQDYYNEFFDLGQQKINFSFFELHLPDDDPVYTLKKVMEELDFSGLLACCSDKGRTGYNPIMMYAVVTYANMRGVRSVDRIVESCERDLAFIWLTKGQKPKRDAFYEFKNKKLTGDLLDELNYQFMRQLKKEGLITLKELFIDGTKLEANANRYTFVWRGSINYHLAGLLDKIDALYEKYNTLLHENGYAAKYDLGDAKMFIIEGMEKVRRVIDENRKRKLTKHKKLSNNTIIEIDNCSPLEILKLQKNLMQITEGEGISFVHSKGKTKSELQKLYEELEECGNRLMGYKECFEIMGKDRNSYSKTDLEATFMRMKEDHMLNGQLKPAYNVQIAVENYFIVHGYVSNDRTDYNTLIPVLEKHQKAFGKVLDEVTADSGYCSEKNLLYLKHNGIASYIKLQDHEKRKTRAYKEDISKYYNMTTHIFEDERYYICHDGRELRHIRTESKEQDGYSQTWEVYGCADCSGCEHKSRCLYKYNAEKNSDRNKVMKINEQWEELKEASNANIQSEKGILKRQIRSIQTEGHFGDIKENENFRRFNYRNSEKVYKEFMLYAIGRNINKYHRFLYHEIEKYAGKSDQKTA; encoded by the coding sequence ATGCTTAAACAAGATTATTATAACGAATTTTTTGATTTAGGGCAACAGAAAATTAACTTCAGTTTCTTCGAATTGCATTTACCCGATGACGATCCAGTCTATACCCTAAAAAAAGTGATGGAGGAATTAGATTTTTCAGGCCTGCTTGCCTGTTGTTCAGATAAGGGAAGAACCGGGTACAATCCAATCATGATGTATGCTGTCGTTACCTACGCAAACATGCGCGGAGTGCGTTCTGTTGACCGTATTGTTGAATCATGCGAAAGGGACCTTGCTTTTATCTGGCTGACCAAAGGGCAGAAACCGAAGCGGGATGCTTTCTATGAATTCAAGAATAAAAAACTGACGGGTGATCTTCTGGATGAGCTGAATTACCAATTCATGCGCCAATTGAAAAAAGAGGGCCTGATCACGCTCAAAGAACTCTTTATTGATGGTACGAAGCTGGAAGCCAATGCAAACCGCTATACTTTTGTCTGGAGAGGGAGCATCAATTACCATCTTGCAGGTCTTTTGGATAAGATAGATGCACTTTATGAAAAGTACAATACACTTCTGCATGAAAATGGGTATGCAGCGAAATACGACCTTGGGGATGCAAAGATGTTCATCATCGAAGGCATGGAAAAAGTCAGGCGTGTGATTGATGAAAACCGGAAACGAAAACTGACAAAGCATAAGAAGCTCTCAAACAATACAATCATCGAAATAGATAACTGCTCCCCTCTTGAGATTTTGAAGCTTCAGAAGAATCTGATGCAGATTACAGAAGGTGAGGGGATATCATTCGTCCACAGTAAGGGAAAAACGAAGTCCGAGCTTCAAAAACTGTATGAGGAACTGGAGGAATGCGGAAACCGCCTGATGGGATATAAAGAATGCTTTGAAATCATGGGGAAAGACCGCAACAGTTATTCCAAAACGGATCTGGAAGCAACGTTTATGCGGATGAAGGAAGACCACATGCTCAACGGTCAGTTAAAACCAGCTTACAACGTTCAGATCGCGGTGGAGAACTATTTCATCGTTCACGGATACGTGAGCAATGACCGTACAGATTATAACACCCTGATCCCGGTTTTGGAGAAGCATCAGAAAGCCTTTGGTAAAGTATTGGATGAAGTGACAGCAGACAGCGGATACTGCAGCGAGAAAAACCTCTTGTATCTGAAACACAATGGGATTGCCAGTTATATCAAACTCCAGGATCACGAAAAACGGAAAACCCGTGCCTATAAAGAAGATATCAGCAAATATTACAACATGACAACCCATATCTTTGAAGATGAGCGCTACTATATCTGTCATGACGGAAGAGAGCTTCGTCATATCCGGACAGAAAGTAAGGAGCAGGACGGGTATAGCCAGACATGGGAAGTCTATGGATGTGCAGATTGCAGCGGCTGTGAACATAAATCCCGTTGTCTGTATAAGTACAATGCGGAAAAAAACAGTGACCGAAATAAAGTCATGAAGATCAATGAGCAGTGGGAGGAACTGAAAGAAGCATCCAATGCCAACATCCAGAGTGAGAAGGGGATCCTGAAGCGCCAGATCCGTTCCATCCAGACCGAAGGGCACTTCGGGGACATCAAGGAAAACGAAAACTTCCGTCGGTTCAATTACCGCAATTCAGAAAAAGTGTATAAAGAATTCATGCTGTATGCAATTGGCCGGAATATAAATAAATATCATCGGTTTCTTTACCATGAGATCGAGAAATACGCAGGAAAATCTGATCAAAAGACAGCTTAG
- a CDS encoding sensor histidine kinase, with protein MKNSRKLAVVLVILVILLPSLAMMIIRPHYIKGQSSTDPNFTTSSFMGTLTHSNYVLYAEEKQRENQAAMIPFDIFFPSALNEQNTKENEEDSKSGSKSNVSSQEISDAALDDENFPSSKYKDSYGDEYGEYSSKEAIIASANTLSSKFSRWDDNFSTLRSYLQYEVRDENGKVVDSNATEELAPLLSQTKPDSLDKKYAFGAVIKYDESGNVSQAEFFSGKASNATQLLNEQVRQNPCSDFDSQYGMDAPFQKPQGRTYIYLMTAENLATFLESSPGSGYLEYLGVDTYRSTDDLSIVFITLLGMVAAAALLLPFIKPLQIGDEKIFRAPFEFVFIVASFILGFSLSMSVDGGAMNNEPIYNVLHSIGVPKGLASVLQYFWGFIGWAFIFAVCYWAAGCVRGIFVIGPKRYIQERVIIYRVWPWAKSAVKNIYNSMLHVNLKDDTTKVLIKVVLINFIILGFISLMWVWGIGALIIYSIALFFLLRKYCNDLQKQYHRLLDATNQLADGNLNGTIPEELGVFEPFREEIAKIQSGFKKAVDEEVKSQKMKTDLITNVSHDLKTPLTAIITYVDLLKDKNLPDEERLHYIDVLEQKSTRLKLLIEDLFEISKATSRNVTLNIMDVDIVSLMQQAKLELQDKIEASNLYFRWRLPEDKVVLPLDSQKTYRVFENLLVNITKYAMPRTRVYVDMENDEKRVRISMKNISATELTFNPSEITERFVRGDASRNTEGSGLGLAIAKSFVELQGGTLQIMVDADLFTVEIIFPKP; from the coding sequence TTGAAAAATTCTCGTAAACTTGCAGTCGTGCTGGTGATCCTGGTCATACTGCTGCCTTCACTGGCTATGATGATCATTCGTCCGCACTATATTAAGGGCCAGAGCAGCACTGACCCGAATTTCACCACTTCCTCATTTATGGGCACGCTTACACACTCCAACTATGTGCTCTATGCGGAAGAAAAACAGAGGGAAAACCAGGCGGCTATGATTCCGTTTGACATCTTTTTCCCATCAGCCTTAAACGAACAAAACACAAAAGAGAATGAAGAGGACAGCAAGTCCGGTTCCAAGTCCAATGTTTCTTCCCAGGAAATATCAGATGCAGCACTGGATGATGAAAACTTCCCTTCTTCCAAATACAAAGACAGCTACGGAGATGAATACGGAGAATATTCTTCTAAAGAGGCCATCATCGCATCCGCCAATACGCTTTCCAGCAAATTCTCCAGATGGGATGACAACTTCTCCACCCTGCGCTCGTATCTCCAGTATGAGGTAAGGGACGAGAACGGAAAAGTAGTGGACTCCAACGCCACAGAGGAACTGGCACCGCTTCTCTCCCAGACAAAGCCGGATTCGTTGGACAAAAAATACGCGTTCGGTGCTGTCATCAAATATGATGAGAGCGGAAACGTATCACAGGCGGAGTTCTTCTCCGGCAAAGCCAGCAATGCCACACAGCTTCTCAATGAACAGGTACGCCAAAACCCGTGTTCCGACTTTGACAGCCAATACGGCATGGATGCCCCCTTCCAGAAACCTCAGGGCCGCACCTACATCTATCTGATGACTGCTGAAAATCTGGCCACCTTTTTAGAAAGCTCACCCGGCAGCGGATATCTGGAATATCTGGGAGTTGACACTTACCGCTCAACAGACGATCTGTCCATTGTTTTCATCACCCTGCTGGGTATGGTGGCTGCTGCCGCTCTGCTGCTGCCGTTTATCAAACCGCTGCAGATCGGAGATGAAAAAATCTTCCGGGCGCCTTTCGAATTTGTCTTTATAGTAGCCAGCTTCATCCTTGGATTTTCCCTATCCATGTCTGTAGACGGCGGCGCAATGAACAATGAACCTATTTACAACGTTCTACACAGCATTGGCGTACCAAAAGGACTGGCTTCTGTGCTTCAGTATTTCTGGGGATTCATCGGATGGGCCTTTATCTTTGCGGTATGCTACTGGGCAGCGGGATGCGTAAGAGGCATATTTGTCATAGGCCCCAAACGCTACATCCAGGAACGAGTTATCATTTACCGCGTGTGGCCCTGGGCTAAAAGTGCAGTCAAGAATATATACAACAGTATGCTTCACGTAAATCTGAAAGATGATACAACAAAAGTGCTGATCAAAGTGGTACTGATCAACTTTATCATCCTGGGCTTTATCAGCCTCATGTGGGTCTGGGGAATCGGCGCGCTGATCATTTATTCCATTGCACTGTTTTTCCTTCTGAGAAAATACTGTAATGACCTGCAGAAACAGTATCACAGGCTGCTGGACGCAACCAACCAGTTGGCTGACGGCAACTTAAACGGCACGATTCCTGAGGAACTGGGCGTATTTGAGCCGTTCCGTGAGGAAATCGCCAAGATACAGTCCGGTTTCAAAAAGGCTGTGGACGAAGAGGTTAAGAGCCAGAAAATGAAAACAGACCTGATCACCAACGTGTCACATGACTTAAAGACACCTTTGACAGCCATCATCACTTATGTGGATCTGCTGAAAGATAAGAACCTGCCGGATGAGGAGAGGCTCCATTATATTGATGTACTGGAACAGAAATCCACACGGCTTAAGCTGCTGATCGAGGATCTGTTTGAGATCAGCAAGGCCACCAGCAGAAATGTGACACTGAACATTATGGACGTGGACATTGTAAGTCTGATGCAGCAGGCAAAGCTGGAGCTTCAGGATAAGATCGAGGCTTCCAACCTGTATTTCCGCTGGCGCCTCCCTGAGGATAAGGTGGTCCTGCCCCTTGACAGCCAGAAAACCTACCGGGTGTTTGAAAACCTTCTAGTGAATATCACCAAGTACGCTATGCCGCGTACCAGGGTATATGTAGATATGGAGAACGACGAAAAACGGGTACGGATATCCATGAAAAACATCTCCGCAACAGAGCTGACCTTTAATCCGTCAGAGATCACAGAACGTTTCGTCCGGGGTGACGCTTCCAGAAACACAGAGGGAAGCGGACTGGGTCTGGCAATTGCCAAGAGCTTTGTTGAGCTTCAGGGCGGAACCCTGCAGATCATGGTAGATGCGGACCTGTTCACTGTAGAGATCATATTCCCAAAACCATGA
- a CDS encoding response regulator transcription factor encodes MDMNHILIVEDDKDIREAVAIYLKSQGYEVFQAGDGIEGLEMLEREEIHLAIVDIMMPRMDGITMTMKLREKHDFPVIMLSAKSEEVDKVMGLNIGADDYVTKPFTPMELMARVNSQMRRYKRFMEKLQQKEQENTDTIYTMGGLELNESTFEVRVDGSPVKMTPMEFKILLLLIKNPGRVFSADEIYERVWNERAVNTETVMVHVRNIREKIEINPKEPKYLKVVWGVGYKIEKFS; translated from the coding sequence ATGGATATGAATCACATTTTAATTGTAGAAGACGACAAGGACATCCGGGAGGCAGTTGCCATTTATTTGAAAAGCCAGGGATACGAAGTATTTCAGGCAGGCGACGGCATAGAAGGACTGGAGATGCTGGAGCGGGAGGAGATCCATCTTGCAATCGTGGATATCATGATGCCCCGCATGGACGGCATCACCATGACCATGAAACTCAGGGAAAAACACGATTTCCCGGTTATCATGCTCTCAGCCAAATCTGAGGAGGTGGATAAGGTTATGGGGCTGAACATCGGCGCCGATGACTATGTTACCAAACCATTTACCCCAATGGAGCTTATGGCAAGGGTGAACTCACAAATGCGCCGGTACAAAAGATTCATGGAAAAACTGCAGCAAAAAGAACAGGAAAATACAGATACCATTTATACCATGGGTGGGCTTGAATTGAACGAGAGCACTTTTGAGGTACGGGTAGACGGATCTCCTGTAAAAATGACTCCCATGGAATTCAAAATTCTCCTTCTGTTGATCAAAAATCCCGGAAGGGTGTTCTCTGCGGATGAGATTTATGAACGTGTATGGAATGAGCGTGCTGTGAACACAGAGACGGTCATGGTACATGTTCGGAACATCCGTGAAAAAATAGAGATCAACCCTAAGGAGCCAAAATATTTAAAGGTGGTGTGGGGAGTTGGATATAAAATTGAAAAATTCTCGTAA
- the aroC gene encoding chorismate synthase yields MYGSTFGNILKISTWGESHGAGIGVVIDGCPAGLSLSQEDIQAYLDRRKPGQSRFTTQRKEADAVEILSGIFEGKTTGTPISLMVRNTDQRSHDYSEIANYYRPGHADRNYDIKYGFRDYRGGGRSSGRETIGRVAAGAVAAKILGELGVEVTAYTLSIGPVAIDKAKFDLEEMNRNALYMPDADAAEKAQAYLEDCMKAKNSSGGMVECIIKGVPAGIGEPAFEKLDANLAKAIFSIGAVKSFEVGAGIAAASSDGLHNNDAYRMDQEGNVIKKTNHSGGITGGISDGAPILIRAAFKPTPSVAAIQETVNRQGENIEISIKGRHDPIIVPRAVVVVESMAALVTLDAMLGSMTTRMDAVKGFFKNL; encoded by the coding sequence ATGTATGGTTCCACATTTGGAAATATATTAAAAATATCAACCTGGGGAGAATCCCACGGCGCAGGGATCGGCGTGGTCATTGACGGCTGCCCTGCAGGGCTTTCTCTTTCCCAGGAGGACATCCAGGCCTATCTGGACCGCAGAAAACCGGGCCAGTCACGTTTTACCACCCAAAGAAAAGAAGCGGACGCAGTGGAGATCCTTTCCGGCATTTTTGAGGGAAAAACCACGGGCACGCCCATCTCCCTCATGGTCAGGAACACAGACCAGCGCTCCCATGATTACAGTGAGATCGCCAACTATTACCGCCCCGGACATGCGGACAGGAATTATGATATCAAATACGGTTTCCGGGATTACAGAGGAGGCGGACGCTCTTCCGGGCGTGAGACCATCGGACGCGTAGCTGCCGGCGCCGTAGCCGCCAAAATACTGGGGGAACTGGGCGTGGAAGTCACTGCCTATACGCTTTCCATCGGACCTGTGGCTATTGATAAGGCTAAGTTTGACCTGGAGGAAATGAACCGCAACGCCCTCTATATGCCGGACGCAGACGCAGCAGAGAAAGCCCAGGCATATCTGGAGGACTGCATGAAAGCTAAAAATTCCTCCGGCGGCATGGTGGAATGTATCATCAAAGGCGTTCCCGCAGGGATCGGTGAGCCTGCCTTTGAAAAACTGGACGCTAACCTGGCCAAAGCCATCTTTTCCATCGGAGCAGTAAAATCTTTTGAAGTGGGCGCGGGAATTGCTGCCGCCTCCTCAGACGGTTTACATAACAATGATGCATACCGCATGGACCAGGAGGGAAATGTAATAAAAAAGACAAACCATTCCGGCGGTATTACAGGAGGAATCAGTGACGGCGCACCGATCCTGATCCGCGCTGCCTTCAAACCTACCCCGTCCGTGGCCGCTATCCAGGAAACAGTAAACCGACAGGGCGAGAATATTGAAATCTCTATCAAAGGCCGCCATGATCCCATTATCGTACCCAGAGCCGTGGTAGTAGTGGAATCCATGGCAGCTCTGGTGACTCTGGATGCCATGCTGGGCAGCATGACTACACGCATGGACGCAGTCAAAGGTTTCTTTAAAAATCTTTAG
- a CDS encoding asparaginase yields the protein MKKKILIITTGGTLACVSSDNGLLPGLTSRDILSYISDITSLYEVDFYELFQLDSANIQPENWQAMAETVYEKYKEYDGIVIFHGTDTMAYTSSVLSFMLLNIPIPVVITGSQLSITNPLADAVENCRCAIHMAGSGMPGVFLAFDRKIMLGTRASKMRTRSFHAFESINYPYVGEVDSRGLEIYRDIIPAPAGPCVLERRLEKKVFLIKLVPGFDGKIFRFLYEQGYRGLIIEAFGMGGIPTMSSEVLDELRLVIHKGMIVVVKSQCPYEGSSLSVYETGKAALSAGVFQGYDMSTEAIVTKVMWILGKHWERKKIEEMFYKNLAGEIKIPEKEKE from the coding sequence ATGAAAAAGAAAATTTTGATCATAACCACAGGGGGAACACTGGCCTGTGTCAGCAGCGACAACGGCCTGCTGCCCGGATTGACCAGCAGGGATATCCTGTCCTACATCTCGGATATCACAAGCCTCTATGAGGTGGATTTTTATGAATTGTTCCAGCTTGACAGTGCCAATATCCAGCCGGAGAACTGGCAGGCTATGGCAGAGACTGTCTATGAAAAGTATAAGGAATACGACGGGATCGTGATTTTCCACGGCACAGATACCATGGCTTACACGTCCTCCGTTCTTTCTTTTATGCTGCTTAATATTCCCATCCCTGTAGTCATTACCGGCAGCCAGCTCTCTATCACCAATCCCCTGGCGGATGCGGTGGAGAACTGCAGGTGCGCGATCCATATGGCGGGCAGCGGCATGCCCGGTGTATTCCTGGCCTTTGACAGGAAGATCATGCTTGGGACCAGAGCCAGTAAAATGCGGACCAGGAGTTTCCATGCGTTTGAGAGTATCAATTATCCATATGTGGGTGAGGTGGATTCCAGAGGTCTGGAGATCTACAGAGATATCATACCGGCTCCGGCAGGTCCCTGTGTTCTGGAGCGCAGGCTGGAGAAGAAAGTCTTTCTCATCAAACTGGTGCCCGGATTTGACGGGAAGATATTCCGGTTTTTATATGAGCAGGGATACAGGGGACTGATCATTGAGGCATTCGGTATGGGCGGCATTCCCACCATGTCCTCTGAGGTGCTGGACGAGCTGCGCCTTGTGATTCACAAGGGAATGATCGTTGTAGTGAAGAGTCAGTGTCCTTATGAGGGGAGCAGCCTGTCTGTGTACGAGACGGGAAAAGCAGCACTGAGTGCCGGCGTATTCCAGGGATATGACATGAGCACAGAAGCGATCGTCACGAAAGTTATGTGGATCCTTGGAAAACACTGGGAGAGAAAGAAGATAGAAGAAATGTTCTATAAAAATCTGGCAGGTGAGATCAAGATACCTGAGAAAGAAAAAGAATGA
- a CDS encoding DUF1294 domain-containing protein — MIKMITAWLLVINVVSFAMFGIDKWKAKHRKYRIPEAWLMLSAVLGGSVGAVCGMDFFRHKTLHKKFKLGLPLILAVQVLLAAGWMWYSR; from the coding sequence ATGATAAAAATGATAACCGCCTGGCTGCTTGTCATCAATGTGGTCTCTTTCGCCATGTTTGGCATAGACAAGTGGAAGGCAAAACACAGAAAATACCGGATACCCGAAGCCTGGCTTATGCTGTCCGCCGTATTGGGCGGCTCCGTGGGCGCTGTCTGCGGTATGGATTTTTTCCGTCATAAGACCCTGCATAAAAAATTCAAACTGGGTCTTCCGCTGATCCTGGCTGTCCAGGTTCTGCTTGCGGCAGGATGGATGTGGTACAGCCGTTGA
- a CDS encoding response regulator transcription factor, with translation MRILIAEDERDLNRLLVKKLTAESYSVDACANGEEALDCLACARYDAVILDIMMPKTDGLEVLRTMRMKRDTTPVLLLTARDSVEDRVKGLDLGADDYLVKPFAFEELSARIRVMLRKPEKEKSSVCSVADLHVHLDTRRVFRGEQEIILSSREFAVLRYLIQNAGIVLSREKLEQHIWNYDYAGGSNVIDVYIRYLRKKIDEGFEPKLIHTVRGAGYVLGEPI, from the coding sequence ATGCGTATATTGATCGCTGAGGATGAACGTGATCTGAACCGGCTGTTGGTGAAAAAGCTGACGGCTGAGAGCTACAGTGTAGATGCCTGCGCCAATGGGGAGGAGGCATTGGACTGCCTGGCCTGTGCCCGCTATGACGCAGTGATCCTGGATATTATGATGCCTAAAACGGACGGCCTGGAAGTTCTGAGAACCATGCGAATGAAAAGAGATACCACGCCCGTACTGCTTCTAACAGCAAGGGATAGTGTGGAGGACCGGGTGAAGGGACTTGATCTGGGGGCGGACGATTATCTGGTGAAACCCTTTGCCTTTGAAGAGTTGTCAGCCAGGATACGTGTTATGCTGAGAAAACCTGAGAAGGAGAAGAGCAGTGTGTGCTCTGTAGCAGATCTGCATGTGCATCTGGATACACGCCGCGTTTTTCGGGGAGAGCAGGAGATCATCCTGTCTTCCAGGGAATTTGCCGTGCTCAGGTATCTGATACAAAATGCCGGGATCGTCCTGTCCAGGGAGAAGCTGGAGCAGCATATCTGGAATTATGACTATGCGGGAGGCTCCAATGTGATCGATGTCTATATCCGGTATCTGAGGAAAAAGATTGATGAGGGATTTGAGCCGAAGCTTATCCATACCGTACGGGGCGCCGGATATGTTCTGGGGGAACCCATATGA